The region TACCACGGGAGCCGTAGCGCTCTGGCAAGTCTGACCAGGGTGCACCAGTTCGGTGGATCCACAAGATGCCATTGAGAACCTGACGATGCTCCTGGGCGGGTCTTCCCGTGGCAGCGGGCTTCGGCAGTAACGGTTGCAGTTTCTGCCATTGTGCGTCACTTAAATCGCCTCGATGCTGTGCCATGGTTGTGCTTTCCATCTGTTTCCAGATGTTAGAGTGCCCAGCACCGCTCGAAGATGCACCCTAGATTTAGGGTCGGTTCAGTGTTTGCAGATACGCCCTAGTTCAATTATTTGGCTGCTTTTATCCAATTTTCAATCCCTTTCTTTGTAGGCACTCCTCCGTCTGTGAATGTCCAAATATTCTGTCTTTGCTGAGGAGCATAACTGATGTGGATAGGTCGATCGCTCCCATAGTAATACAGCGAATCAAACGCAACCGCTGTTCCAGAATACACTCCACGAGGCGCGCGCTATGCGTTACCCGCAAGGGGTCGCTCTCTAACCCTACAATCCAAAAATCACAGGCAGCACCGAGGCGACGAGTTTTCATGACTCACCATCCAAAATGCTGTTGATATCTTGCGTTGCATATAGAATTCGTACAACTTCGATCGCATCATCCCATTCAAAGTAAAAAATCAGGTACTTCTTGAAATCCTTCACTGTCCATTTCCGTAGTCCCTGCAAGCGAGAATTTTTGACTGGGTAAAGGCTACCCATTCCTAGCATTCTGGCAAGTTAGGCGATCGTTGAGCGCGCTAAATCGAAAAACTTCAGGGCTGCCTCAAAATTATTCTCAGCAATGTAGGCAAAGTGGTCGTCTAAATCCTGGCTTGCCTTCGGTCTGACAATAATTCGCCTGGTCATGCGTCTGACTGTTGAAAGCGTTTAACCAGTTGAGAGCGCTTTTCTTCCCACCAACCATCCGTTGCCTCCAATGGTTCCCCGCTCTCCAGACCCTCTAGCAACAGAGATTCGATTCGCTCTTGCTGAGCAACTCGCTCCCGCTCCCGCAAAATCAGATGATAGACGTACTCATTGGCGGAGTTAAAGCCCGCTGCGATCGCTTGCTCTTCTACAAATGTTTGAACCTGATCTGGAAGAGAGATATTCAGCATTCGCTCCAGCCTTAAATCATTGCATTTCTGCTTCTAGGATAGCTAAAAACTTGGTTCAACTCGCTCAAGCCATTGCTCAATCCCCTTTCTCGTGGGCGCTCTTGCTTCTGTAAAGGTCCAAATATTCTGCCTTTGCTGAGGAGCGTAACTGATGTGGATGGGTCGTTCACGAAGTGTCTCGGAACGAGAATCGCTCCCAATAATAGTAAAGTGAGTCAAATGGCAATCGCTGTTCCAGAATACACTCCACGACGCGCGCGCTATGCGTTACCCGCAAGGGGTCGCTCGCCAACCCTACAATCCGAAAATCACAGGCAGCACCGAGGCGGGCGCTTTGCGTTACCCGCAAGGGGTCGCAGTAATACTTGCCATTCCGGTTCTTCTCATGCGCCATGTGCTGGTCGCGGCTCGGATCAACCCGCCCATTCTTAATCCCTGTCTCTGGGTCTTTCTGAGCCAGAAATCGCTTCAGATCCTTTGAACAGAACCCATAGGTCAACTGAAACTGCTCCCTACCGAAGTGAGCAATCACAGGGTCAAGGATGTGATGACACAGAGCCTCTAACGCTGGAATCGTCTCTTCCAAGTTTTCAGGATACGGGTCAATCTGATCTGCATACTTTTGGTAGGTTTGCGTACAGGTGCAAAACTCTTTCAGCGTCAGGTATTGACCGATCTGCATCACTAATCCCATGCTGCAAGCCTGCTACTCCACTATGGCGAGATTATATAAACTTTTCCTATATAGATTCTTGCTTAATGATTAAAATCATCTCTAAGCAAGGCAAATAATGGTTTTAGGGACTTTATAGCTAGAGAAGTTCGGAGCTAGTCTTACAGTGAGACTCGGTAGCTAGAAAGTTTTTGTTGCAAGTAAAAACTTGGGATCTAGTTCCTAAAACATGTCCAGACTGCAAACATTCTTAACATTTTTCTCATCTAAGGCTTTAATAGCTTAGTTAGTAGCCCAGAAACAGTGTGACAGTTAGTTTCCATGTTTACATTTCAGTTTCCACCTTTAATGTTTCCGTACACATGACTTTATAAAACCTTCTACCTCAAACGCCCCGACCGCAAGATGCTGACGATGAGCCAGAGACCGAGTAGACTGGCTGATACGAAAAGAGTGCTACTGAGCCAAAAGAGGCGACCAGTGCGATCGTTTGCCAGGATGAGAGCCGCACCCATGATGAGTGAACCGACGACAATACTAAACGACAGGCGATTGGCAGAATCATCAATGCTGCGTCGAAGCAAATCAAGATCCCGCAAATTGATTTTCCACTGCAAGGTTTCTGAGGTCAGCCGTTCCAGCAACACTTCAACTTGGCGTGGTGATTGCAGTCCTAAACTTTTCAAGTCGAGTGCTGTTCTAAGTAGAGCTTGCAACGGTGCTTCTCCCACTAACTGCCGCTGAAACAGATCGGTCATCAGGGGCTTAATCTGCTCAGGCAGGTTGAAATTGGGGTCTAGCTTACGAGCAACACCTTCCAAATTCGCC is a window of Leptolyngbyaceae cyanobacterium JSC-12 DNA encoding:
- a CDS encoding hypothetical protein (IMG reference gene:2510095491) → MKTRRLGAACDFWIVGLESDPLRVTHSARLVECILEQRLRLIRCITMGAIDLSTSVMLLSKDRIFGHSQTEECLQRKGLKIG
- a CDS encoding hypothetical protein (IMG reference gene:2510095493) yields the protein MTRRIIVRPKASQDLDDHFAYIAENNFEAALKFFDLARSTIA
- a CDS encoding hypothetical protein (IMG reference gene:2510095494) — translated: MLNISLPDQVQTFVEEQAIAAGFNSANEYVYHLILRERERVAQQERIESLLLEGLESGEPLEATDGWWEEKRSQLVKRFQQSDA
- a CDS encoding hypothetical protein (IMG reference gene:2510095496), yielding MGLVMQIGQYLTLKEFCTCTQTYQKYADQIDPYPENLEETIPALEALCHHILDPVIAHFGREQFQLTYGFCSKDLKRFLAQKDPETGIKNGRVDPSRDQHMAHEKNRNGKYYCDPLRVTQSARLGAACDFRIVGLASDPLRVTHSARVVECILEQRLPFDSLYYYWERFSFRDTS